The genomic segment GGTCGGCGCGTTCGTGCAGGGCTCGGCTAATTTCCTCCAAGCCCTCGGCATTGCGCCCGCTGTGGCTATTGCGCTAATGGGCGTGCTCGTCGCCTCCTTCGCCGGCACCACGCTGGACACCGCCTGCCGTTTGCAACGCTACGTGGTGCAGGAACTCGCTGCCACGTTGGGTGGAAAGGTGGGCGAATCGAATTCTCCACCCGCTGCCCCGTTCGCGTGGTTGCAAAACAAACACGGCGCAACCATCTTCGCCATTGTCATCGCCGGCGCAATGGCCGCCGTCCCGTCCGCGGGCAATGCGTGGAGCCTTGCCCACGCCGGCAAAGGCGGGCTGCTTCTTTGGCCGCTCTTTGGCGCGACCAATCAATTGCTCGCCGGCTTGTCATTTCTCGTTATCACCTTTTATTTGTGGCGGCGCGGCCGCGCGATTTGGTTTATCGCCATCCCGATGATTTTTATGCTCATCATGCCGGTCTGGGCGATGACCTATCAACTGTGGGAAGCGCCCGGTTGGTTGCTGACCGCGCGCGAAGGTTTCCCCGATCACAAACCCAACTACCTGCTCGGCAGCATCGGTTTGGCCACCATCGCGCTAGAAATTTGGATGATCATCGAAGCCATCAAAATTTTTCCCAAAGCAAAGGGGGTGCTGGAGGAAAACGCACTCGATCAACAATCGGAATCTGCTCCGGCTAAGGCATAGTATGGCGGCGCAACGCATCGGTCTATTTGGCGGCACTTTTGATCCTGTGCACCTCGGGCACACGATGGTGGCGCAGGCGGCTTTGGCGGAGGTGCGCTTGGATCGGCTGTTTATTATTCCTGCCGCGCAATCGCCATTCAAGCCGGAGCAAACGGCCGCGCCGGCGGTGGCGCGTTTGGAGTGGTTGCGATTGGCGTTTGCCGATGAACCGCATTGCGAAATTGATGCGCAGGAAATCGAGCGCGAAGGCGTTTCGTTCACCATCGATACGGTGCGCAATTATGCGGCACGCTTCCCGGAGGCGGAGTTATTCTATCTCATTGGCGCGGATCACGTACCGACGCTGCCGGAATGGCGCGAGGCGGCGGCGCTTGCGGACGCAGTCACTTTTGTGGTAGTGCCACGCGCCGGTGAACCCGCCGTGGAATTCCCGCCCTCGTTTCGCGGCACGATGTTACGCGGGGAACCGATGGCAATTTCGTCCAGCGATTTGCGCGAACGTTTGCGTGCGGGGGAAGCAATTGAAAATTATGTGTCGCCGCAAGTTGCGGATGCGCTGAAAGTGAAGCATAGTTATTGAAACTGAAATGGAAGGACAAGCATTGGCTCTGGCGTGCCGCGAATACGCCGACGACAAAAAGGCGGGGAATCTGCTCGTGCTCGACGTGCGCGAGGTATCGACCATCACCGATTATTTTGTGATCGCCACCGGCAACAGCGAGCCGCACGTGCGCGCGATCTGGACGGATATCGCCGGGCGCCTCCAAAAAGATCATGCCGTGCGCCCGCCTAAACCCGAGGGCGATCGAAGAAACCAATGGGTCGTGCTGGATTACTACGACGTGATTGTGCACGTGATGCTTGAATCCGTCCGCGACGAATACGATCTCGAAGGCCTGTGGAACGACGCCGCTTTGGTGGAGTCCGCCGAAGTGTAGCTCGCGCCGTTGGCTCGGGTGGAT from the Limisphaerales bacterium genome contains:
- the nadD gene encoding nicotinate (nicotinamide) nucleotide adenylyltransferase, whose amino-acid sequence is MAAQRIGLFGGTFDPVHLGHTMVAQAALAEVRLDRLFIIPAAQSPFKPEQTAAPAVARLEWLRLAFADEPHCEIDAQEIEREGVSFTIDTVRNYAARFPEAELFYLIGADHVPTLPEWREAAALADAVTFVVVPRAGEPAVEFPPSFRGTMLRGEPMAISSSDLRERLRAGEAIENYVSPQVADALKVKHSY
- the rsfS gene encoding ribosome silencing factor, with the translated sequence MEGQALALACREYADDKKAGNLLVLDVREVSTITDYFVIATGNSEPHVRAIWTDIAGRLQKDHAVRPPKPEGDRRNQWVVLDYYDVIVHVMLESVRDEYDLEGLWNDAALVESAEV
- a CDS encoding carbon starvation protein A, producing the protein VGAFVQGSANFLQALGIAPAVAIALMGVLVASFAGTTLDTACRLQRYVVQELAATLGGKVGESNSPPAAPFAWLQNKHGATIFAIVIAGAMAAVPSAGNAWSLAHAGKGGLLLWPLFGATNQLLAGLSFLVITFYLWRRGRAIWFIAIPMIFMLIMPVWAMTYQLWEAPGWLLTAREGFPDHKPNYLLGSIGLATIALEIWMIIEAIKIFPKAKGVLEENALDQQSESAPAKA